Proteins from one Sabethes cyaneus chromosome 2, idSabCyanKW18_F2, whole genome shotgun sequence genomic window:
- the LOC128735410 gene encoding uncharacterized protein LOC128735410 — METAVSICDLQPSQINHARTTVAEVIKENHQKKRNPEVRIVKELKEKPVYYVKADKGNKVVIMNKEDYDHQMLEKINNGPYRQQRTDPLPEIVKRVNRTIKECQPALGDDIGKLRTSNPTLPRIKGQPKIHKPGTEMREIITANGSPTETIAKWLVTEFQRMPMKFPSRSVSSTREFVEYLKTSGELAEDDIMVSFDVTALFPSVPVKESISLLEDWLLKQHEDNAWRKQVGGYLKLTRLCMEENYFTFRDSYYKQLKGAPMGNALSPFLCELFMANLEN; from the coding sequence ATGGAAACAGCAGTTAGCATCTGTGATCTCCAACCCTCCCAAATAAACCACGCCAGAACAACGGTCGCCGAGGTCATCAAGGAGAATCATCAAAAGAAGAGGAACCCTGAAGTCCGCATCGTCAAGGAACTGAAAGAAAAACCAGTATACTACGTGAAGGCAGACAAAGGTAACAAAGTGGTTATAATGAACAAGGAGGACTACGATCACCAGATGTTAGAAAAAATCAACAACGGCCCATATAGACAACAAAGAACGGACCCACTACCCGAGATAGTTAAGCGAGTTAATCGTACAATTAAAGAATGTCAACCGGCGCTAGGAGACGATATCGGGAAATTACGGACTTCAAACCCTACATTACCCAGAATAAAAGGACAACCCAAAATACACAAACCAGGAACGGAAATGCGGGAAATAATCACTGCAAACGGATCACCCACGGAAACGATTGCCAAGTGGTTGGTAACCGAGTTTCAAAGAATGCCCATGAAGTTCCCGAGCCGTTCTGTCAGTAGCACACGAGAATTCGTCGAGTACCTAAAAACATCGGGAGAACTAGCAGAAGATGACATAATGGTCTCTTTCGATGTTACGGCCTTATTCCCAAGCGTCCCCGTGAAAGAATCGATAAGCCTCTTGGAAGACTGGctattgaaacagcatgaggatAACGCATGGAGAAAACAGGTGGGAGGATATTTGAAGCTGACACGtttgtgtatggaggagaattaCTTTACATTCAGGGACAGTTATTACAAACAACTGAAAGGTGCACCGATGGGCAATGCTTTATCACCGTTTCTGTGCGAACTATTCATGGCTAACCTTGAAAACTAG
- the LOC128735408 gene encoding uncharacterized protein LOC128735408 produces the protein MSKKHVAICRLCVTETWNRVAIFPRGNLSDNRVEELIKLVGIVVNRKTEPKAVLCSECFATLEEFYKFKTQCQENDKRMRNNCQKSDNSKALEQSTKQDEITHSRDTAGNGKTNEKISNAKVENVVSPSYSNTQHKAVIGSQSTAVNEVFEDVNMEDKHSKVTGYSKIPPRLVGLPALNKMLVLSESYGKFFHFVKRSRSIYYDLVFEGEHYNSALFGPRITCWRCIHREKLNCNARICCTNDYKHFEKRHAHSHGILLPKKSGVVFEPAEALPDIFKICRKHNEKRYNRQWHSEIGGQEATSEPASSTENRSNAFSEESRFNGEVSNSTEFVQISIDDLDDYIVEALDESMTSLPVEDVHEDGTTFDILEDTDGDQIVVECPPESKEKSSMEQPISPKVTRNSSENSFSHVEDMRDTMNDTESDYEQPIPVNPTEDDTADKLEGTDGDTIVVKSAIKRPNMNKVEKTKPSKIARNSTVNSSHVDKDRDTTNNTESDSEQPTQFHLTIDTEVVGKNDFSNPVLAKSYPDYFYFEKSSRSVNYTLVFFGERFNSARFGVHYTYWQCSHRKRFSCKANLTVANDYTAFERRFHHTHEIINVKEGAIFTPHQALPDLFKLTKSRSAWRNLDETIDESEQSEHINDSSTTENGTKCTETVAKQRVTKKIPGTRHSPIDIPEECRVYSVPEMEKMLVLADSYPESFHFEKGPRQTYFTMIYKGERYNTPFFTPRTTYWRCANKRRFACPALVSVSNDYLTFERRYDHSHEQQPEKEENVYTPKEEALPLIFEACRRIVYKKRSHDMVKRLWAEKAIKLQKANENKSVKHQNSSRGVEYDSLSDEFYGFDTDK, from the exons GTAAATCGCAAAACTGAGCCAAAAGCTGTGTTATGTTCCGAATGTTTTGCTACGCTAGAAGagttttataaatttaaaaCACAATGTCAAGAAAACGATAAGCGTATGAgaaataattgtcaaaaatcGGACAATTCAAAAGCTCTAGAACAAAGTACAAAACAGGATGAGATAACGCATTCTAGAGATACAGCAGGCAACGGCAAGACTAACGAAAAGATATCGAATGCTAAAGTTGAAAACGTCGTATCACCGTCATATTCCAATACACAGCACAAAGCAGTTATTGGTTCTCAAAGTACTGCTGTTAATGAAGTATTTGAGGATGTGAATATGGAAGACAAACATTCGAAGGTAACTGGGTATTCAAAGATACCACCCAGGTTAGTCGGTTTACCGGCGCTAAACAAAATGCTCGTTCTATCCGAATCGTACGGAAAATTTTTTCACTTTGTGAAAAGGTCACGATCCATCTACTACGATTTGGTTTTTGAGGGAGAACACTATAATTCGGCTTTATTTGGACCTCGAATAACCTGCTGGCGATGTATTCATCGAGAGAAGCTAAACTGTAACGCTCGAATTTGTTGCACAAACGATTACAAACATTTTGAGAAAAGACACGCTCACTCGCACGGGATTttattaccaaaaaaaagtggAGTTGTGTTTGAACCGGCTGAGGCCCTACCCGATATATTTAAAATCTGTCGAAAGCACAATGAAAAG aGATACAATAGACAATGGCATTCAGAGATTGGTGGACAAGAAGCGACTTCTGAACCTGCTAGCTCAACTGAAAACCGCTCTAATGCCTTTTCAGAAGAGTCTAGATTCAATGGTGAAGTCTCAAATTCTACAGAATTCGTACAAATAAGTATAGACGACCTCGACGATTATATCGTTGAGGCACTGGATGAATCAATGACCAGTTTACCCGTTGAAGATGTTCACGAAGACGGTACCACTTTTGATATATTAGAAGACACCGATGGCGATCAGATAGTTGTAGAATGTCCACCTGAATCGAAGGAAAAGTCCAGTATGGAACAACCAATCTCACCAAAAGTAACTCGTAATTCTTCGGAAAATTCTTTTTCACACGTAGAGGACATGCGTGACACTATGAACGATACAGAGAGCGATTACGAGCAACCAATTCCTGTCAACCCCACTGAAGATGATACTGCTGATAAATTAGAAGGCACCGATGGCGATACGATTGTTGTAAAAAGTGCAATTAAAAGGCCCAACATGAATAAAGTTGAAAAAACAAAGCCGTCGAAAATAGCTCGTAATTCTACGGTAAATTCATCACACGTGGATAAGGATCGTGACACTACGAACAATACAGAAAGCGATTCGGAACAACCGACCCAATTTCATTTAACGATTGATACGGAAGTTGTGGGCAAAAATGATTTCAGCAATCCGGTTCTCGCCAAGTCATATCCGGACTATTTTTACTTCGAAAAGAGTTCTCGTTCGGTCAATTATACTCTGGTGTTCTTTGGTGAACGGTTTAATTCGGCCCGCTTTGGCGTCCATTACACGTACTGGCAGTGTTCGCATCGTAAACGATTCAGCTGTAAAGCAAACCTCACCGTGGCCAATGATTATACAGCATTCGAACGAAGGTTTCACCATACCCATGAGATAATCAATGTTAAGGAGGGAGCCATTTTTACACCTCATCAAGCATTACCGGATCTATTTAAATTAACCAAAAGCCGGTCTGCATGG AGAAACTTGGATGAAACAATAGATGAATCTGAACAAAGCGAGCACATCAATGACTCTAGTACTACAGAAAATGGCACAAAATGCACGGAGACAGTTGCCAAGCAGCGAGTCACGAAAAAGATACCAGGAACACGACATAGCCCCATTGATATACCGGAGGAGTGCAGAGTATATAGCGTTCCCGAGATGGAAAAGATGTTGGTGCTGGCCGATTCATACCCAGAATCTTTTCATTTCGAGAAAGGTCCCCGCCAAACATACTTTACGATGATCTACAAAGGTGAACGGTACAATACGCCCTTTTTCACTCCTCGGACCACTTATTGGCGATGCGCAAACAAGAGGAGGTTTGCCTGTCCGGCTTTGGTTAGCGTTAGTAACGATTATCTTACGTTCGAGCGGAGATACGACCATAGCCACGAACAACAGCcggaaaaggaagaaaatgtATACACTCCGAAAGAAGAAGCTCTTCCTTTGATCTTCGAAGCTTGCAGAAGAATTGTGTATAAG AAACGTTCGCACGATATGGTGAAACGGCTATGGGCAGAAAAGGCAATCAAGCTGCAAAAGGCCAATGAAAATAAGAGTGTTAAACATCAAAATTCTTCTCGAGGCGTAGAATACGATTCTCTGTCTGATGAGTTTTATGGGTTTGATACAGATAAGTAG